The window GAGAGGCCAAAATCCATCAAGAATGGAATCACTTATACCCGGGATTTCGAGGTTGTGGAAATGAGCGATCTGGCGGAACCAAAGGGGGATCAGTTCACGGTAACGACTTCATATTCCATAACGACCGCATCACGTCCTAGGGCTCCTCATAAGAAGTCGATGGGCCATCGTTTTGTAGATAGCTTCCGCCGTGCCCCCGGAGGACTCCCAATGACTGGCAACCACGGCTATCAAATCAACGACGATCTTCCAGAAATAGCCCAAGCGGGTAACCGCTTCTATGATCTCCGCGCTGCCAACGTCCGAACGGCAAATTCCGCACTTGCACGCGATCTCAAGGGTCGTCATCTGCAGATGATTGCTTTTGGCGGTTCTATCGGTAAATTTACATCTCTACTGCTTAAGAAAGAAAGAGCTTGAACTCTGACATTGGTAACCAGGCACCGGTTTATTTGTGGCATCGGGCCTGGCATTGTACCAAGGTGGACCAGCCtcgatgctgctggcctACCTCGTGACAGGTGCTATTCAGTTCTGTACTATGCAGAGCTTGGGCGAACTGGTGGCCACATTTCCCGTTGCTGGCTCGTTTTCTGCATTTTCAAGCCGATTTCTAGATCCGTCGTGGGGCTTTGCTATGGGCTGGAAGTAGGTACATATCAACCCCAGATCCCAGGGCCCGTTTGTGATGTCGCCAAGATATTTCAGAGCCTTGGTTGTTGTAGCACTGCTGACATTGGTGCTAGTTATGCACTGCAATGGCTCTTTGTCCTGCCGATTGAGATTATATCTGGAGCATTGACGATTCAATTTTGGAACTCGTCTATAAACCCAGCAATATTTGTTACTATTTTCCTCATTACAATTGTTGCCATAAACATGTTTGGCATCAAAGGCTATGGCGAAGCAGAATTCATTTTCTCTACAGTCAAGGTAACAGCGATTGTCGGCTTCATGTAAGAAAAAGCAACATTTCAGTAATTCCTGTTTACCGTTCCTTCTACTAACGAATGCCTTAGACTACTTGGTATTGTCATCAATATCGGAGGACCGCCTACGAGCGGATACATTGGCGGACAATACTGGACCAACCCTGGCGCAACAAATAACGGGTTTAAAGGGTTTTGCAGCGTCTTAGTCACGTCTTCATTCTCCTTTATTGGTACCGAATTGGTCGgccttgccgccgctgaaACTGCCAATCCGAAGAAATCCCTTCCAAGCGCCATCAAGCAAGTCTTTTGGAGAATCGCCATCTTTTACATCGTATCGCTCCTCCTGGTTAGTCTTTTGGTCCCCTACAACGACCCACGTCTCGTTGGAAGCGAAAACTCCGTTGGTGTCACTGCTAGTCCCTTTGTCGTTGCCGTTGAGAGCGCCGGTTCAACAATTCTGCCGAGCGTTATGAATGCGGTGATTATGATTGCGGTGCTGAGCGTGGGAAACTCTGCCATTTTTGGATCCTCGCGGACACTGGCCGCCTTGGCCGAACAGTCACACGCACCTGCGATATTCTCCTATGTGGACCGCAAAGGACGGCCGTTGACGGCAATCGTTTTCGCCTCGATTCTCGGACTTTTAGCATACCTGGTCAATGTCAAGGTCCATTCAGAGATTTTCGACTGGCTCATGGCTGTTTGCGCGCTGTCGAGTTTGTTTACTTGGGGCAGCATTTGCCTCTGTCATATTCGCTTCCGGCGGGCCTGGGCAGCGTCAGGACATTCGCTGAATCAGCTACCGTTTCTGTCGCAGGCTGGCGTCATTGGCTCTTTTCTTGGAGTAGCTGGAAACATATTGGTATTGGCTTCGCAATTCTGGATGGCCGTATCTCCAGTGCGGGGGGGATCCGAATGCCGACGGGCCTAACATTACTGCGAAAAACTTCTTTCTGAAGGTGATGACCGTTCCAATCGTTGTTATATTCTACGTTGGACACAAGTTGTGGTTCAGAACCAAAATCGTTCCGATCGCTTCCATCGACATCCACACCGGGCGAAGCTTCTCAAGAATCCAGCCGATTtcggacgaggaagaggagttGCGCAAAGCGTGGCCACTATGGAAAAGAATGTATCGGACGCTGTGTTAATAGACTTTTGATAGTAATAGAATTGACTTGATTGTATAAGTTTCTTAAGTTTCTCGATCATCAACTACCTGCTAAGGAAAATATGCGTGTGCGTCTATCACTCTATCATTTCCAAGAATACATTTGCCACTCACTTGGCGGCGAACCCAATGTTGCACAGAAATCTATACACATAGACATGTATATAACCTGTATTTTGGTTGATGCTTGTTCAATGCTCTGGCAATCGCATTGTCAACTATATGTACACAAAGGAACGGGCGATTTCTCAAATACATGTAGGCTGCAAGATGGCTAGCCTAGCACTAAGCTATGGAGCCACAGTGTCACTCATCTTGTCTCATCTATGCTTACAGACCCAGCAGTATTAAACAACTGCCATGGACAAAACACCATGAAAGCATGGCAGACAGACGAAACCAACGCCTAGACTAATTGATGTGGCCTTCTACCAGACAAAACTCCTACTTTGTATATCAGCTCGCTATGGAGTACGGATACTGCCGCCGGATTGGCTAAACACCGCTCTACTTCACACGAGCTGGCCCCGCTGCGAGATATTTACGGCATCCTTCCAAATCCTTTCTCGGTTAGATCTTAGTCTTCATCCCTTAATGCATTTGTGTCTGCAATTCTCGTCTTTTCATCAAAACACCAATTGTCCCATCACCACATGCAGCATGGCCGCTTCCACAGCTTCGGCGCGCGATCAGGCGATCAGCTATCTCTCCGATCCCCGCTTCAGCCAGGAACTCACTCTGCCAGCAACTGCAGATAACCCTGCCCTCACTGTCAGCTATGCTGACGTTGGCTTCAGCCCCGAAAGCCCGGCTGATAGTCGCAGTACGCCTACAATGCTGTTTATACCAGGCATGTTTGGCTCCAGATACATAGGCGCCATCTTGGACCCTATTGCGCGTAAACTCGGCGTTCGTGTCCTAGTAGCTGACCGGTAATATTGTTCTCATTTTGAACCTCCATGTCGCACTTATCAACGCGTCTGACAAGTCTACTTTTGCTAATATATTCAATTGAATCATACCGATAGGCCGGGGATGGGTCATTCGACAGAGGtccccttctctcttcgtctttcAACCTGGGTCCGGACTGTGCCTCTCCTGCTGGAACATCTTGGCATTAAACATGTCGCCTTGGTTTCCCATTCCGCTGGGACGATATATCTACTAAACACACTGCACCATCATCGTGAGATACTACACCCGGACCAGCCATTTGTTGCGCTCCTCGGTATGTTGAAGATACTATATACTTCATGTTATAGGCATTTCTTCTACTTACACAATGCCAGCACCATGGGTTGACCCTGCGCATTCCAAGGTTACATCAATGCAGATGATGCAATACATCCCGGCGCAGGCCTTTTCGGTGTGGCATCACATTGCGCCTTTACTAGCCACAAGCGGAGTCGTGATAAATAAAGCGTCTAGTGtaatctcttcttcaacggGCAGTGGCAAAGATACACCTCAGGAAAGGAATAGACAAAGGCTAGCTGTCGAATACGACGTGTCCAGAGACTTTCAGATTGAATTGGGGTCGCTTCTTGGTAAGAGAATAATGAAAGAAAATACCGTCGGAGCGAATAGCGAAGCACTCCTGTGTGctagaaaaggcaaaggatggTCATGGGGAGAGTGTGATGATTACGCTACTTTCGTAGAAACACTCGCCACTGCTGAGAGGCAAAAACACCAGATGGACTCTGGCACAGAGAGCCATGGGAAGTTGAAAATTAGGGCATATTTTGCCGAAAATGATGTCATGGTTGGAGTTGGCGGGCAAAAGTATATGGATGACTGTTGGGGGCGTGAAGAGGGCAGTTTTAGCGATGTTCTTGATTTCGATTCAGCCACTATCGCTGATACAGATCACGACAGCCTTGTGCTGTCTGTAGATATTTTGGAGAAGGTGTTTGCTGACGCGGGCGGCAGTCTAGCACGCTAAGTCTCATTGAAAGTTGACTATTCATGAGGAGACAAGTACATGAAGATGCTGTATCTGTGATGCTAGGTAATgtattaatattttctaTGACGTTCATTGTGATatagcctcttcttctctcccaaatCAGCAAAAGGAAGCGCCCTTCAAATGTTCGGAATTCAGCCAGGGGTATAGTGTGAAGTGGCATTTTTCTAGACCACATATAGCTAAGATCTGATGCGGAGAGGGCCTTTTGCATATTAGAGACGGGGACCATTGCCGTTATCTATCCGCACAGCCCCGGCAATGACGGAACTAACATGACAGCTTCGCAACAATTGGATGCGAAATCCAGATTGGAGTTGACAAGCTTACTTGATGCAGCAACTCCCCTGGAGCTCGCGCCACCAAACCCAGACCTGCCTAATGCTGCGCGGACCTTTGTTAGCGTTGCGAGCGCGCGCCAAACGTGCACTTTTGATCAATCCTCCACGGCATGCCTTGCCAGGTGAGCAAATACCTGGTCAGGAACCCTGTTGTATTGCAGAGCAcaagcttttataatatccAGCTCCCCTCCAGATCTCGGATAATCGGCAGCTGGCTGATAGTAAATGAGGAGAAATGAGGAGATGGGACCTGGCAAGTTCCTAGCTGGGTGGTTGGCGGCGACAAGGGCTCCTGGATGACTGCATGACAGTTACTATGGGACCTATTTGACTGAGTATAAAAGAATGCCCAGTTGTCTCAAACGAAATCTCTTGGTTATTAGCCAAGGTCCTTCGAGAAGGCTCTTCAGAGTTAGGTCAAGCACGTGTTGATAGGCTTACTGGTACAATGGGCTATTCTCTGAGAGCCTTTCTGGCCCTGGCAGCGGTGGTTGCCGTGACAGATTCGTCTGTCAACGGACTGCCTTCCACCAACTATGTTTTGCACGAGACCAGGAATCCCACTGGGACAGGCGAGTTCAACAGTCATCGTCAATGGAAGCGTGGCAGCCGCCTCGATCCCAACGCTATTGTCCCGCTTCGGATTGGTCTAGTTCAAAGCAATATCGATCTTGGCTACGAGAAGCTGATGCAAGTTTCCGATCCGTCCTCGGAAagctttggcagccatcTCAGCGAGGCCGAAGTTCACGACTTGTTCGCCCCGGCAGATGAGACTTTCGATGCCGTTCATTCGTGGTTGGTCGAAGCCGGAGTCAACGCGTCGGATATTCGCCAATACGCCAACAAAGGGTGGCTCGCTATCGACCTGCCTGTATCCTACGTCGAAGATTTGTTCTTGACGCAGTATCATGAGCATGAGAGAGAAGGCGTGGTCAAGATTGGCTGTGACGAGTATCACGTTCCCAAACACCTCGCCCAGCACATTGACTATATCGTACCCGGCGTCAAGCTGTCACCACCCATGCTCAAACGATCCATTGAGAAACGAGCCGACACCAGCGTCAACAACTACAGAAAGGGCTGGAAGCCGAAGCAGATGCCGCCTGCGCTCTTGGATCTGGAAAAAGCACTTGCGCCTAGCTCCAAGCTGCCCAAGGATCTGCAAGATTGCGCCCGCAACTTCACCGCTATTTGTTACCGTGCGCTGTACCAGATCCCCGAGGTCAATGTTCCTGTGCCTGGAAATGAGCCTGCGGTCTTTGAGTCTGGTGATACATTTTCCCAGCAAGACATTGATTCATATTTCCAGAAATATGCCTCTTATATTCCCAAGGGCACGCATCCCAAAGTCTTGTCAGTCGACGGTGGCAACGCTCCGGTGGCCGCAAACTCCCCGTTCAACACTGGTGAATCAGACATCGATATTGATATCCTTCAGACGTTGATCTGGCCCCAGTCAATGGTTCTTTACCAGGTAGATGATCGACTGTACACCACCGCAAACAACATGTCTGGCTTTTTGAACACCTTTTTGGATGCTTTGGATGGATCTTACTGCCACTATTCAGCGTACGGCATCTCAGGAGACAGCCCCGGAGTTGATCCTTCATACCCAGACAAGAGACCTGGCGGTTACGCTGGCCAAAAGCTGTGTGGTGCTTACAAGCCAAACAAGGTCATTTCTATCTCATATGGCGAGGGAGAGATTGATGTGCCCAAGAACTACTTCCTTCGACAATGCAATGAGTGGCTCAAGCTGGGGTTGCAAGGAACCACCGTTCTAGTGTCGTCTGGCGATTACGGTGCTGCGATGCCGCCGCATGAGGATTCAGACAGCGGCTGCTTGTCCGGGTCAGGCCAGAACCAGACAATCTATAATCCCGGTAATCCTGTCTCGTGCCCGTATCTCACCGCTGTTGGCGCCACTCAGCTTGAGCCTGGAACAACAGTGTTGGATGCAGAGGGCGCTATGCAGACCAATCTTGGCCCAGGAGCCGAGTTCTTTGCTTCTGGGGGTGGATTCTCCAACTACTTCCCTATTCCAAGCTACCAGAAGACTGCAGTGAGCAGCTATTTCGCCAAACACGATCCAGGCCATCCTTACTACGTTGCGAATAGCGATGCTAGCAACATTGGCGAGAATGGAGGAATTTACAACCGTGCTGGCAGAGGTATTCCTGATATTTCAGCCAACGGAGCCAATTTCCGAGCATTTAATAACCAGAGTGACGGCCATTGGTTCGGTACAAGCTTGGCTGCACCTCTTTGGGCCTCTGTCATTACCTTGATAAACCAGGAGCGTGCGCTGATTGGTAAAAAATCCGTTGGATTCATTAACCCGGTTTTGTATTCACATGCCAGTGCTCTCACCGATATTAAGCAGGGATCAAACCCCAACTGTGGTACAAGCGGCTTTACTGCCGTGGAGGGTTGGGATCCAGTAACTGGACTGGGCACTCCCAAGTACCCAGATTTGCTGAAGATTTGGCTGGAGCTCCCATGAACATGGCTCTTGTCGGTGTACCGACAGAtattcttaaataataacAAATTACTATAATCAGATTCTCTACGTGTTAAATCTTGCTCATACAATTTCCAACCAGCAATAACACTAACTGGAAATCCGTACTTGATATTCCCATCTCTGGGCGACATCAGGCATTATTGAAAGCAAATATACGGCAATTGCGCTTATAATAGATACATAATCAGTTTTATGTAAAGACTCATGCTGCGGATATACGTAAAATCGACTCATCCTCCGCGATCTGCTTCCTGCGCTTTTCTCGTCGGTGGGCATGCCTTATCCAGAAAGTCATTATTATCAATCCGACGGCGATTCCAATGCTTGTCGGGTATCCTTTTGGGTATTCGGGAGCTTCCACTTGCTGCCAGATCAAGAGCGGAAGCCATGCCTGAACCACATAAGCCATTTCGTTCATGGTACCTGTCACTAGCGCTCGCTCTTCGTTATCATCGGTGCAGATTTCGTGAGCCCAGGCAAATGTCAGGCCGCTGATGCCTCCGCTGAATCCagccaaaaagaagcaagccCACTTCCAGCCAATCGGGATGTTCCAAATTGTTAGGCTAACATAAACGACAATGTTCATGATGCCCGAGAATACAATTGGTGGCCATCTTTCTCCTCTGAATATCGTGTCTGAAGTCCAAGCATAAGCCAATGTCGTGACGACGGTAATTGCAGTCGTGATGGTGGGGTATGTGTTGATCTGTGTAATACTGTATCCTTCTTTCTTGAGCCACAGTGAAAACGCAGGCTGAGAagccgcgccgccgccgttaTTGAAGAATATGTAGAGCAGAGTGAGCAGGTAGATGTGCCAGCTAGAAAATATGCTCTTCAGTTTGGCTTTGGTAAATGGGGCGCGGTTGGCTCTTCCCTCCAGCTGCATCCTCTTctgagcaatggcaatgtcATCTGGCGTCAAATACCATGCCCGTGTGATTTCTGGCACGTCGGGAATCATAAAGTATCCGGCCAAGGCTATCGGCAGAGAGATGACtgtgttgatgatgaagagccacTGCCAGCCTTTGAAACCATCTTTGCCGCCAAGGTGATACACCGCAGCCATAAGGTAGCCTGAGAACATTGTCCCAATAGCACTGCTGGTGTGAAAGATGCAAGATCGTTTGGCGAGCTCATCTTTGCGGTACCATGATC is drawn from Trichoderma atroviride chromosome 7, complete sequence and contains these coding sequences:
- a CDS encoding uncharacterized protein (TransMembrane:12 (i61-79o108-128i135-152o158-175i196-218o230-250i297-317o337-356i368-386o392-414i426-448o460-477i)); this encodes MPSVEAAESSAGRDLENKSLGSVNIDRTESLSSGIIQPEVKKRWVSYLWDTLDKSPEERRFLFKLDAVLLSFASLGYFIKYLDQVNINNAFVSGMKEDLGLFGNQLNYMQTCWTVGYVIGQIPSNILLTRIRPSIWIPSCEVTWAVLTILMVKCNNAQQIYVLRFFIGLAESTFYPGMQYIIGSWYRKDELAKRSCIFHTSSAIGTMFSGYLMAAVYHLGGKDGFKGWQWLFIINTVISLPIALAGYFMIPDVPEITRAWYLTPDDIAIAQKRMQLEGRANRAPFTKAKLKSIFSSWHIYLLTLLYIFFNNGGGAASQPAFSLWLKKEGYSITQINTYPTITTAITVVTTLAYAWTSDTIFRGERWPPIVFSGIMNIVVYVSLTIWNIPIGWKWACFFLAGFSGGISGLTFAWAHEICTDDNEERALVTGTMNEMAYVVQAWLPLLIWQQVEAPEYPKGYPTSIGIAVGLIIMTFWIRHAHRREKRRKQIAEDESILRISAA
- a CDS encoding uncharacterized protein (MEROPS:MER0005329~SECRETED:SignalP(1-24)): MGYSLRAFLALAAVVAVTDSSVNGLPSTNYVLHETRNPTGTGEFNSHRQWKRGSRLDPNAIVPLRIGLVQSNIDLGYEKLMQVSDPSSESFGSHLSEAEVHDLFAPADETFDAVHSWLVEAGVNASDIRQYANKGWLAIDLPVSYVEDLFLTQYHEHEREGVVKIGCDEYHVPKHLAQHIDYIVPGVKLSPPMLKRSIEKRADTSVNNYRKGWKPKQMPPALLDLEKALAPSSKLPKDLQDCARNFTAICYRALYQIPEVNVPVPGNEPAVFESGDTFSQQDIDSYFQKYASYIPKGTHPKVLSVDGGNAPVAANSPFNTGESDIDIDILQTLIWPQSMVLYQVDDRLYTTANNMSGFLNTFLDALDGSYCHYSAYGISGDSPGVDPSYPDKRPGGYAGQKLCGAYKPNKVISISYGEGEIDVPKNYFLRQCNEWLKLGLQGTTVLVSSGDYGAAMPPHEDSDSGCLSGSGQNQTIYNPGNPVSCPYLTAVGATQLEPGTTVLDAEGAMQTNLGPGAEFFASGGGFSNYFPIPSYQKTAVSSYFAKHDPGHPYYVANSDASNIGENGGIYNRAGRGIPDISANGANFRAFNNQSDGHWFGTSLAAPLWASVITLINQERALIGKKSVGFINPVLYSHASALTDIKQGSNPNCGTSGFTAVEGWDPVTGLGTPKYPDLLKIWLELP
- a CDS encoding uncharacterized protein (EggNog:ENOG41), which encodes MHLCLQFSSFHQNTNCPITTCSMAASTASARDQAISYLSDPRFSQELTLPATADNPALTVSYADVGFSPESPADSRSTPTMLFIPGMFGSRYIGAILDPIARKLGVRVLVADRPGMGHSTEVPFSLRLSTWVRTVPLLLEHLGIKHVALVSHSAGTIYLLNTLHHHREILHPDQPFVALLAPWVDPAHSKVTSMQMMQYIPAQAFSVWHHIAPLLATSGVVINKASSVISSSTGSGKDTPQERNRQRLAVEYDVSRDFQIELGSLLGKRIMKENTVGANSEALLCARKGKGWSWGECDDYATFVETLATAERQKHQMDSGTESHGKLKIRAYFAENDVMVGVGGQKYMDDCWGREEGSFSDVLDFDSATIADTDHDSLVLSVDILEKVFADAGGSLAR
- a CDS encoding uncharacterized protein (TransMembrane:11 (i126-147o153-180i201-225o231-250i262-282o302-324i345-366o403-425i446-463o475-497i517-539o)), whose product is MAFNGPERPKSIKNGITYTRDFEVVEMSDLAEPKGDQFTVTTSYSITTASRPRAPHKKSMGHRFVDSFRRAPGGLPMTGNHGYQINDDLPEIAQAGNRFYDLRAANVRTANSALARDLKGRHLQMIAFGGSIGTGLFVASGLALYQGGPASMLLAYLVTGAIQFCTMQSLGELVATFPVAGSFSAFSSRFLDPSWGFAMGWNYALQWLFVLPIEIISGALTIQFWNSSINPAIFVTIFLITIVAINMFGIKGYGEAEFIFSTVKVTAIVGFILLGIVINIGGPPTSGYIGGQYWTNPGATNNGFKGFCSVLVTSSFSFIGTELVGLAAAETANPKKSLPSAIKQVFWRIAIFYIVSLLLVSLLVPYNDPRLVGSENSVGVTASPFVVAVESAGSTILPSVMNAVIMIAVLSVGNSAIFGSSRTLAALAEQSHAPAIFSYVDRKGRPLTAIVFASILGLLAYLVNVKVHSEIFDWLMAVCALSSLFTWGSICLCHIRFRRAWAASGHSLNQLPFLSQAGVIGSFLGVAGNILVLASQFWMAVSPVRGGSECRRA